In one Oncorhynchus masou masou isolate Uvic2021 chromosome 23, UVic_Omas_1.1, whole genome shotgun sequence genomic region, the following are encoded:
- the LOC135510117 gene encoding uncharacterized protein LOC135510117 — MRVYLAGLVGLLLILTADARVGNSSESSFCTETKECLLCDLVCKNDDYEGVRHYDSVKWVSTDKEAHFMDKAIVTTFMRLFKYITRSNKAGINIDKTVPVIVEETKRISRSFVYTLSFVMPSAQHMTPPQCTDDKVGGSSSTGEEEGSGSTKQAGDSISAVEKEGFDSAEQAGGSGSAGEARRTLGTTNAGTTHQAYSVPRQSRASGDSTQSRASGDSPQLGTSGDSPQPGTSSDGPHPGVSGDGPRNTSTKAEGPV, encoded by the exons ATGCG GGTTTATCTTGCTGGGTTGGTTGGCTTGCTGCTCATCTTGACTGCTGACGCTAGAGTTGG GAACTCCTCTGAGTCTAGCTTCTGTACCGAGACAAAGGAATGTCTGCTCTGTGATCTGGTTTGCAAGAATGATGATTATGAGGGA GTGCGCCACTATGACTCAGTGAAATGGGTGTCGACAGACAAGGAAGCCCACTTCATGGATAAGGCCATAGTCACCACATTCATGAGACTCTTCAAATACATCACCAGATCCAAcaaggctg GCATCAACATTGACAAGACAGTCCCAGTGATTGTCGAGGAGACGAAGAGGATTTCACGGTCATTTGTTTACACCCTCAGCTTTGTCATGCCATCTGCCCAACACATGACTCCTCCCCAATGCACTGATGACAAG gtgggaggctccagcagcacaggagaggaggaaggctccggcagcactaaacaggcgggagactccatcAGCGCTGTAGAGAAGGAAGGcttcgacagcgctgaacaggcgggaggctccggcagcgcaggagaggcgaggcgcact ctcGGTACCACCaatgccggcaccacgcaccaggcatACAGTGtgcctcggcagtccagagcgtccggcgacagtacccagtccagagcgtccggtgaCAGTCCCCAGCTCGGAACCTCCGGCGACAGTCCTCagcccggaacctccagcgacggtccccatcCCGGGGTCTCCGGCGATGGGCCACGGAACACCTCAACAAAGGCGGAGGGACCAGTGTAA